A region of the Flavobacteriaceae bacterium MAR_2010_188 genome:
TTTCAAGGATTTTTTCAAATTTCCGAACCCTTCTAACACAGATTTTGAATTTAAAGCCCTACCTCCATTACCGCATCCAATTCAAAATTCAAAAAAATCCATTTTTGAATTGATCGATGAAAAAGATCAGCTCTTACATTATCCTTACCAGTCTTTCGAGTCGGTACTAAAATTAGCAGAAGCTGCGGCAGAAGATGATTCTGTGACCACGATAAAGATGACGATGTATCGACTTGCCGAAGATTCTAGGTTGAATGAAGCCATCGCAAAAGCGGCGAAGAAAGGGAAAGACGTAACCGTATTTATAGAAGTTAAGGCAAGATTCGACGAAAAGAACAATCTTAAATGGGGAGAGATTTTTGCTAAAAACGGCGCCAATGTAATCTATAGCTACCCTGCGATAAAAGTACATTCAAAAATCATGTACATTGAAAGGACCGAAGGCAAAAAAACCAAACGTTACGGCTACATCGCAACTGGTAATTTTAACGAACACACTGCCAGACTTTATACGGATTTTGGTCTAATGACCGCAGATAACAAAATCACGAAGGACCTAAAACGGGTATTTATGGTTTTGGAAAGAAAGATTATTGTTCCAAAAACAACAGCTCTTTTGGTGTCTCCCTTCACTACCCGTGAGCAGTTCTCGGAGATGGTGGAGAATGAAATTCATATAGCAAATTCGGGCAAAAAAGGATTGATTGTCTTAAAGATGAATAGTCTCGAAGACGACCGAATGATAAAACTACTTTATAAAGCCAGTAATGCTGGAGTAGAAATTAAATTATTGATTAGAGGAATCTGTAGTCTTGTTCCGGGCATAAAAGGTCAGAGCGAAAACATTTCTATTACTAGTATATTAGATAGATTCTTAGAGCACGGAAGGGTTTATCTTTTTGGTAATGGCGGAGACGAGCAACTTTATATTGGCTCTGCAGATTGGATGACCAGAAACCTTACCCACAGAATAGAAGTTGTAACTCCAATCCTAGACAAAGATCACCACAAAACCATTAAGGATATTTTAAACATTCAGCTTTCGGATAATGTGAAGGCCCGAATTATTGATAAAGATCAGAAGAACGAATACGTAGAGCCTACCGAACCTAAGATTAGGTCACAATACGCTACTTATGAGTACTTTCAGAATCAGGAGAAATAAAACCGCTCTCCCTGGCATGTTCAATCGCCTCTTCGCTGGTCTCTACCATTAATACCGGGACGGTTTTATAGTCCGTAAACAAACCTTTTACCCGGGTCATCTTTTTGTGATGCTTTACGGACCTCAGGTAAATTGCCAGGATTCTATCCGGATGTTGTTCTGCGATTTCAATATAAATATCGGGGTCGTGTTCACCACTATCACCAATTAATATGAAATTTAAATCGGGATAAGTCTTTAGAAGATTTATTATTTCTTTTTGTTTTTGAGGTTTTTCGGATTGATTTTTTTTCTTGAAAAATCCCGGAAAGTTTCTCAATAGGATTGGTCCCTTGGGAAATTTATTTTCGGTAAGGAAAAACTCTAGATAGCGGTATAAATTCCAAGGACTATGACTCACGTAAAAAATAGGATTGCTAAATTTTCCCGATTGCCCGCGGTGGAGCATATGGTAAAATTCTGGCGCACCTTTAAGCGGATTCCTACTAGCCGCTGTTTTAAAAATTGTATTATAAATCACTCGCCATTTTAAGGTTGAAACCAACCCAGTGTGCATAATGGTGTCGTCGATATCGGATATTACACCAAATGTAGAATCGCTCTTAGGAATAAGCATTTCTCCCGGAAACCTATTTTCATTTTGAATGCTTCTTTTGATATTCGCATCATCATATGACATTGTAAACTGCAGCCAACCTTCATCATTGGTCATTTCTTCAAGATTACCAATCTTCTCATCGGCCTTAAAGTATCCTTCATTATCGGATACCAACTGAACTACCTTATTATTCGGAAGCTTAATATTCAATGGCGTATTTCTAATTTCATCGGCTTCAAACCGCTTCCAAGAATTAAGGAATAACTTTAAGAAACTTTTTTGTTTAAGGTCGATCGATTCATCTTCAAGAGCTCTGCCCCTTACATATAAATGTTCATTTGTTCCATAAGATTGAAAAACGATTATTTGTAATGGATCAGACTTGAAGGGATTCAAATTCATATATAGTGAGATATTATTTATTTATAGATGCCAAGATTCTGGCCACAACCACATAATGATAAGTCCGGTGATTATTGAAATTCCGAAAGCAATACCTACCCATTTTGCAAGACTTCTT
Encoded here:
- a CDS encoding Uncharacterized conserved protein, which codes for MNLNPFKSDPLQIIVFQSYGTNEHLYVRGRALEDESIDLKQKSFLKLFLNSWKRFEADEIRNTPLNIKLPNNKVVQLVSDNEGYFKADEKIGNLEEMTNDEGWLQFTMSYDDANIKRSIQNENRFPGEMLIPKSDSTFGVISDIDDTIMHTGLVSTLKWRVIYNTIFKTAASRNPLKGAPEFYHMLHRGQSGKFSNPIFYVSHSPWNLYRYLEFFLTENKFPKGPILLRNFPGFFKKKNQSEKPQKQKEIINLLKTYPDLNFILIGDSGEHDPDIYIEIAEQHPDRILAIYLRSVKHHKKMTRVKGLFTDYKTVPVLMVETSEEAIEHARESGFISPDSESTHK
- a CDS encoding polyphosphate kinase, whose product is MASLYNDKYYHRDLSWLRFNHRVLQEVADRSNPLYERIKFLAIFSSNLDEFFRVRVSDIRQIKKIEKPLRKKLITKPNKVLKEIKNQVHEQQQLFGSIFYDQIIPDLAKENIHLIEYHTYSEQQKEIAAAYYEDKLRDKLDTFQFKKNVKDTVFVENQSSYLIGRLNDKDFEIVKLPEDEDRFFVFPSVDGHHYITFIDDILKFNLNRIHPLQEKLQYYALKISRDAELYIDDEFSGNLAEKIRDSLPKRNEGQATRVLVDQRMPEKFMTVLKSALDVYNADIVLGGRYHNFKDFFKFPNPSNTDFEFKALPPLPHPIQNSKKSIFELIDEKDQLLHYPYQSFESVLKLAEAAAEDDSVTTIKMTMYRLAEDSRLNEAIAKAAKKGKDVTVFIEVKARFDEKNNLKWGEIFAKNGANVIYSYPAIKVHSKIMYIERTEGKKTKRYGYIATGNFNEHTARLYTDFGLMTADNKITKDLKRVFMVLERKIIVPKTTALLVSPFTTREQFSEMVENEIHIANSGKKGLIVLKMNSLEDDRMIKLLYKASNAGVEIKLLIRGICSLVPGIKGQSENISITSILDRFLEHGRVYLFGNGGDEQLYIGSADWMTRNLTHRIEVVTPILDKDHHKTIKDILNIQLSDNVKARIIDKDQKNEYVEPTEPKIRSQYATYEYFQNQEK